CGCCAGGGCCCCGGCCACTACCAAACCACGCACTTGGCGCAGGGCGCGAGCGTGGGGGCCAACGCCACCATCCTGTGCGGGGTGCGGCTGGGGCGCTACGCCTTCGTGGGCGCGGGCAGCGTCGTCACGCGCGACGTGCCGGCCTACGCCCTGGTGTACGGCAACCCCGCCCGGCCCCAGGGCTGGATGAGCGCCTACGGCCACCGCCTGCGCTTCGACAAAAAGCACCGCGCCACCTGCCCCGAAAGTGGCGAAACCTACGAGCTGAGCGCAGACGAGAAGACCGTGCGCCCCCTGCCGGCCACCGCCGAAAAACCGTCTAATTCCCGCTAGTTATCCCTTCTATTTTAGCCACTTACCACTACCGCAACGTGTACGACCAATTATTGCGCAAGGAGGCCACGCTGGCCGTTATCGGCCTCGGCTACGTGGGCCTGCCCATCGCCCTCGAATTTGCCAAGCAGCTCAAAGTCATTGGCTTCGACATCAACGCCGGCCGCATCGCGCAGATGCAACAGGCCATCGACCCCAGCGGCGAGCTGGAGGCCAAGGATTTTGCGGGCTGCGACATCACCTTCACCGACTCGCTGGAGGTGCTGCGGCAGGCGCAATTCTACATCGTGGCCGTGCCCACGCCCATCGACGAGCACGCCCAGCCCGACCTCAAGCCGTTGCTGGGGGCCTCCAGCTCGGTGGGCAAGGTGCTGAAGAAGGGTGATTACGTGGTGTTTGAGAGCACCGTGTACCCGGGCTGCACCGAGGAAGACTGCATTCCGGTGATGGAAAAGCTCTCGGGCCTGAAGTTTCCGAACGACTTTAAGGTGGGCTACTCGCCCGAGCGTATCAACCCCGGCGACAAGGAGCACACGCTGCGCCGCATTGTGAAGGTGGTGAGCGGCAACGACGCCGAGGCCCTCGACACGGTGGCCAAGGTGTACGAGCTGGTGGTGGACGCCGGCGTGCACCGCGCCAGCAGCATCCGGGTGGCCGAGGCCGCCAAAATCATCGAAAACACCCAGCGCGACGTCAACATCGCGCTGATGAATGAGCTGTCGATGATTTTTGACCGCATGAGCATCAACACCTACGAGGTGCTGGAGGCGGCCGGCACGAAGTGGAACTTCCTGAAGTTTAGCCCCGGCCTGGTAGGCGGCCACTGCATCGGCGTGGACCCGTACTACCTGACCTACAAGGCCAAAGAGCTGGGCTACGACGCCAAAGTCATCCTGAGCGGCCGCACCACCAACGACAACATGGGGGCCTACATCGCCCGCAAAACGGTGCAGATGATGATCAAGAAGGGCAAGGACGTGGCTAAGAGCCGCGTGCTGGTGATGGGCGCCACCTTCAAAGAGAACGTGGAGGACATCCGCAACTCGAAGGTGGCCGACGTGATTCAGGAGCTGAAAAACTTCTCGGTGAACGTGGACATCGTGGACCCGCACGCCGATTCCGACGAGCTGCTGCACGAGTACGGCTTCCGCTTGACGGCCAACGACGACATTCGCACCGACTACGACGCCGTGATTGTGGCCGTAAGCCACAAGCCTTACGCCGAGAAAGACGAGGCCTATTTCCAGTCCATTACGACTGACAACGCCGTACTGGTCGACATTAAGGGCCTGTACCGCGGCCGGATGCAGAACCTGCACTACTGGAGCCTATAGCTTAGTTGCCAGTTGGCGGTTGTCAGTTATCAGGAGATGCTTCGCACAACTTAACCAACGAACCTAACAACTGACAACCAATAACTAACCACTAGATATGAAAAAGATTCTCGTCACCGGCGGCGCCGGCTATATTGGCTCCCACACGGTGGTGGAACTGGCCCAGGCGGGCTACGAGCCCGTCATCGTCGACGATTTCAGCAACTCGAAAGAGTCGGTGCTGGCAGGGTTGCGCGCCATTCTGGGCCGCGACGTGCCGTGCCACCACATCGACTGCGGCGACGCGGGGGCCCTGCGCCAGGTGTTTCAGAAGGAGGGCAACATTGCGGGCGTCATCCACTTCGCGGCCTTCAAGGCGGTGGGCGAATCGGTGCAGAAGCCGCTGGCCTACTTCCACAACAACGTGGGCTCACTACTGACGCTGCTGCAAGTGATGCCCGAGTTTGGGGTGGAGAACCTAGTGTTCTCGTCGTCGTGCACGGTGTATGGCAACCCCGACGCGCTGCCCGTGACGGAGGCCACGCCCACCAAGCCGGCCACCTCGCCCTACGGCCGCACCAAGCAGATGTGCGAAGACATCGTGCACGACGTAGCGGGGGCCAGCAGCAACAAGCTGCGCACCATCCTACTGCGCTACTTCAACCCGATTGGGGCCCACGAATCGGCCAAGATTGGCGAGCTGCCGCTGGGCACGCCCAACAACCTGGTGCCGTTCATCACGCAAACCGCCGCGGGCATCCGCGAGAAACTGACGATTTTCGGCAACGACTACGACACGCCCGATGGCACCAACGTGCGCGACTACATCCACGTGGTGGACCTGGCCAAGGCCCACATTGTGGCCGTGCAGCGCCTGCTGGATAAGAAAGCCGCCGAAACCGTCGAGACCTTCAATGTAGGCACCGGCCACGGCAACACGGTGTTGGAAGTGGTGCAAACCTTCGAAAAGGCCAGCGGCCAAAAGCTGAACTACGCCATCGGGCCCCGGCGCCCCGGCGACGTCCCCGCCATCTACGCCGACGCCACCAAGGCCGAAACCGTGCTCGGCTTCAAGACGACGACCTCGCTCTTCGACTCGCTGGCCAGCGCCTGGAAGTGGCAATTATCATTGGGTAAATGAGTGAATGAGTGAATGAGTGAATTGGCAAATGGCGCCAACAACCCCTCGTTCGCGCACTCACTCATTCACTCATTCACTCATTCACCCATTCATTCATTGACGATATGAAACTCATCATTACCGGCGGGGCCGGCTTCATTGGTTCGCACGTGGTGCGGTTGTTCGTTACAAAGTACCCCGATTATCAGATTATTAACCTGGACGCGCTGACCTACGCGGGCAACCTGGAAAACCTGCGCGACATCGAGGGGGCCCCCAACTACCGCTTCGTGAAGGGGGACATTTCCGACCAGGCCTTCATCGACGAGCTGTTTGCCCGCGAGGAGCCCGACGCCGTGATTCACCTCGCCGCCGAGAGCCACGTCGACCGCAGCATCACCGACCCGATGGCGTTCGTGAAGACTAACGTCATCGGCACCGTGAACCTGCTGAACGCAGCCCGCCAACTCTGGCAGCCGGGCGGCTACGCCGGCCACACCTTCTACCACGTGAGCACCGACGAGGTGTACGGCTCGCTGGATTTCGGCCCGGAGATGTTCACCGAAGAGACTTCCTACGACCCCCGCTCGCCGTATTCGGCCTCGAAGGCCAGTTCCGACCACTTCGTGCGCGCCTGGCACCACACCTACGGCCTGCCCATCAAGCTCAGCAACTGCTCGAACAACTACGGCCCCAACCACTTTCCCGAGAAGCTGATTCCGCTGGCCATCCACCGCCTGCGTACCGGCCAGCCGGTGCCGGTGTACGGCAAGGGCGAAAACGTGCGCGACTGGCTCTTCGTGAAGGACCACGCCACGGCCATCGACGCGGTGTTTCATAACGGCAAGCTGGGCGACACCTACAACATCGGCGGCGTGAACGAGTGGCAGAACCTGAAGCTCATCGAGCTGCTCTGCGACGTGGTGGACCAAAAGACCGGCCAGGGCCCCGGCACCTCGCGCCAGCTCATTAAGTTCGTCACCGACCGCGCCGGCCACGACATGCGCTACGCCATCGACAGCAGCAAGATCATGAACGAGCTGGGTTGGAAGCCGTCCGTCACCTTCGAGCAGGGCCTGGCCCAAACCGTGGACTGGTACCTCGCCAACGAGGAGTGGCTGAACAGCGTAACCAGCGGCGCCTATCAGGACTACAACACCAAGCAATACGCTGGCCGCTAGCGCGGTCAATTAAAAATTAAAAGTTAGCAATTAAAAATTCTGCCATTTAACCGGTCGAAACTGCTGAAGCAATTTTTAATTTTTAATTCATAATTTTTAATTCAACAACGTGTACGATACCCCTTTCCACGACCGGCCGCTGTCGGATACTACGTTTCTCGTCACCGGCGGCGCAGGCTTCATCGGCTCGAACCTGGTCGAATACCTGCTGAAGTACGGCGCCAAAAAGGTGCGCACGCTGGACAACTACTCCAACGGCTTCCGTAAAAACCTGGCGCTGTTCGAGGGCAACGGGGCCCTGGAGATTGTGGACGGCGACATCCGCAACGCCGAAACGTGCGCCGCCGCGTGCGCCGGTGTGGACGTGGTACTGCACCAGGCGGCGCTGGGCTCGGTGCCGCGCTCCATCAAAGACCCGGTACTGGCCAACGACGTGAACGTGGGCGGCTTCGTGCAGATGCTGACCGCCGCCAAAGACGCGGGCGTGAAGCGGTTTGTGTACGCCGCCTCCAGCAGCACCTACGGCGACCACCCTGGCCTACCCAAAGTGGAGGACCGCATCGGCAAGCCGCTCTCGCCCTACGCCGTCACGAAGTACGCCAACGAGCTGTACGCCGATGTGTTCGGCCGCACTTACGGCATGGAAATCATCGGCTTGCGGTACTTCAACATCTTTGGGCCCCGGCAAGACCCGGGCGGAGCTTACGCGGCCGTC
This genomic stretch from Hymenobacter sp. PAMC 26628 harbors:
- a CDS encoding acyltransferase yields the protein MPHAAPDFYAHPTAVLDEGCQIGRGSRVWHFCHVCAGADIGEDCNLGQNVFVADGVILGRNVKVQNNVSLYGGVVCEDDVFLGPSVVFTNVKNPRSAVPRQGPGHYQTTHLAQGASVGANATILCGVRLGRYAFVGAGSVVTRDVPAYALVYGNPARPQGWMSAYGHRLRFDKKHRATCPESGETYELSADEKTVRPLPATAEKPSNSR
- a CDS encoding nucleotide sugar dehydrogenase; this encodes MYDQLLRKEATLAVIGLGYVGLPIALEFAKQLKVIGFDINAGRIAQMQQAIDPSGELEAKDFAGCDITFTDSLEVLRQAQFYIVAVPTPIDEHAQPDLKPLLGASSSVGKVLKKGDYVVFESTVYPGCTEEDCIPVMEKLSGLKFPNDFKVGYSPERINPGDKEHTLRRIVKVVSGNDAEALDTVAKVYELVVDAGVHRASSIRVAEAAKIIENTQRDVNIALMNELSMIFDRMSINTYEVLEAAGTKWNFLKFSPGLVGGHCIGVDPYYLTYKAKELGYDAKVILSGRTTNDNMGAYIARKTVQMMIKKGKDVAKSRVLVMGATFKENVEDIRNSKVADVIQELKNFSVNVDIVDPHADSDELLHEYGFRLTANDDIRTDYDAVIVAVSHKPYAEKDEAYFQSITTDNAVLVDIKGLYRGRMQNLHYWSL
- the galE gene encoding UDP-glucose 4-epimerase GalE, translated to MKKILVTGGAGYIGSHTVVELAQAGYEPVIVDDFSNSKESVLAGLRAILGRDVPCHHIDCGDAGALRQVFQKEGNIAGVIHFAAFKAVGESVQKPLAYFHNNVGSLLTLLQVMPEFGVENLVFSSSCTVYGNPDALPVTEATPTKPATSPYGRTKQMCEDIVHDVAGASSNKLRTILLRYFNPIGAHESAKIGELPLGTPNNLVPFITQTAAGIREKLTIFGNDYDTPDGTNVRDYIHVVDLAKAHIVAVQRLLDKKAAETVETFNVGTGHGNTVLEVVQTFEKASGQKLNYAIGPRRPGDVPAIYADATKAETVLGFKTTTSLFDSLASAWKWQLSLGK
- the rfbB gene encoding dTDP-glucose 4,6-dehydratase, giving the protein MKLIITGGAGFIGSHVVRLFVTKYPDYQIINLDALTYAGNLENLRDIEGAPNYRFVKGDISDQAFIDELFAREEPDAVIHLAAESHVDRSITDPMAFVKTNVIGTVNLLNAARQLWQPGGYAGHTFYHVSTDEVYGSLDFGPEMFTEETSYDPRSPYSASKASSDHFVRAWHHTYGLPIKLSNCSNNYGPNHFPEKLIPLAIHRLRTGQPVPVYGKGENVRDWLFVKDHATAIDAVFHNGKLGDTYNIGGVNEWQNLKLIELLCDVVDQKTGQGPGTSRQLIKFVTDRAGHDMRYAIDSSKIMNELGWKPSVTFEQGLAQTVDWYLANEEWLNSVTSGAYQDYNTKQYAGR
- a CDS encoding SDR family oxidoreductase translates to MYDTPFHDRPLSDTTFLVTGGAGFIGSNLVEYLLKYGAKKVRTLDNYSNGFRKNLALFEGNGALEIVDGDIRNAETCAAACAGVDVVLHQAALGSVPRSIKDPVLANDVNVGGFVQMLTAAKDAGVKRFVYAASSSTYGDHPGLPKVEDRIGKPLSPYAVTKYANELYADVFGRTYGMEIIGLRYFNIFGPRQDPGGAYAAVIPLFIDAILENQAPTLNGDGGQTRDFTFVENCVQANIRAALTTNPGALNQAYNIAVGDRTSLVQMYDILREEAGSDLAPTFGPDRAGDIRDSLADISKAGNLLGYAPQIRIREGLQQTLDWFKANQEFIKERN